Proteins encoded within one genomic window of Trichoderma asperellum chromosome 2, complete sequence:
- a CDS encoding uncharacterized protein (EggNog:ENOG41) — translation MASATQVKLLGSSNSSLTLQIKPLDGSNADSHVSMDEAAYLAGLCRTALNDLNTHMVDILKPSHGYTADDILELPLDKHRIEDILHDLPSRKSTRHNLAVAVSSLLHPVHDGSLTSIIRYDADRVRLRAWASLQRRYDLLQATKRNGKMAPGMTGGVEPGVQAPAWASRITGQGPWDAVKKPISVSGPKAVPMPVQIAQAEELAPFFEHLSKSGDHEINGVDGAAELHDGNGEPYYSVRGAEFRRGVVYEDGRMDLCKMVVGPDHIGRLMESLRTNTHVRHFLLGNNIIGPTGVRAIAQFINDFPDRMDTWYLAGNCIQGGENFKTLVDALVKSPAVTNIWLKRNPLGPDAAEDVYRLITETKNLSTLDLDQTELGDRGVAELFTRLAAYSPPDGNKLPLRQIYLNGVGMSTKGAAAIGKFLESPHCGVTSIYMSLNPLGDEGVQALAEALPKAPYLARLLVQSVGVSTQGAVALCKALTGHPCIRTFDMGQAYATEDLDQAYNYIEDEAVPAISELFRNTPQLQYFNLGHCATTPPGLLKLTPAILENPSLIYFFATSILADPSRKSVTFVPSIDSAFPHPDAPSTEQIKSEKAIREHLEVNVKKTFGQDVSYTDFMAEEKRWLVSDKVVRKIDSVYRNRDAGLARRRLLTLVKDWEEGDETLQRVMDVGQH, via the coding sequence ATGGCCTCGGCTACACAAGTTAAGCTGCTTGGCAGCTCGAATTCTTCTCTCACGCTTCAAATCAAACCATTGGATGGCTCGAATGCCGACTCTCATGTCTCCATGGATGAAGCAGCCTACTTGGCCGGTCTCTGTCGTACCGCTCTCAACGATCTGAATACTCATATGGTCGACATTCTCAAGCCTTCGCATGGCTACACGGCAGATGATATCCTTGAATTGCCACTCGACAAGCATAGGATCGAGGACATCCTACACGACTTGCCTAGCCGGAAATCGACTCGTCACAACCTCGCTGTGGCTGTATCTTCACTGCTACACCCGGTTCACGATGGCTCACTGACATCCATCATTCGCTACGACGCCGACCGTGTTCGTCTTCGCGCATGGGCTTCCCTCCAGCGTCGTTATGACCTGCTACAAGCCACCAAACGCAATGGCAAAATGGCTCCTGGCATGACTGGCGGCGTCGAGCCTGGCGTCCAGGCCCCTGCTTGGGCTAGCCGCATCACCGGACAGGGACCGTGGGATGCCGTCAAGAAACCCATATCGGTAAGCGGTCCGAAAGCTGTCCCCATGCCGGTACAGATTGCCCAAGCAGAAGAGCTAGCGCCATTCTTCGAGCATCTATCCAAAAGCGGCGACCATGAGATTAACGGCGTGGATGGTGCTGCTGAGCTTCATGATGGCAACGGCGAGCCGTATTACAGCGTCCGTGGCGCAGAGTTCCGTCGAGGAGTCGTGTATGAAGATGGTCGGATGGATCTCTGCAAAATGGTCGTCGGCCCTGACCATATCGGGCGGTTGATGGAGAGCCTGCGGACGAACACTCACGTTCGGCACTTCTTGCTGGGCAATAATATCATCGGTCCAACTGGCGTCCGTGCCATTGCTCAGTTCATCAACGACTTCCCAGATCGCATGGACACTTGGTATCTTGCGGGCAATTGCATCCAAGGCGGGGAGAACTTCAAGACTCTGGTAGATGCGCTGGTTAAGTCGCCTGCCGTGACTAATATCTGGTTGAAACGCAATCCTCTTGGGCCAGATGCCGCCGAGGACGTGTATCGTCTCATCACCGAGACGAAGAACTTGAGCACACTAGACCTTGATCAAACCGAGCTCGGAGACCGCGGCGTTGCTGAATTGTTCACCCGCCTGGCCGCTTATTCCCCCCCTGATGGCAACAAGCTACCTCTTCGACAGATTTACTTGAATGGCGTTGGCATGTCGACCAAGGGAGCCGCTGCCATCGGCAAGTTCCTCGAATCGCCGCATTGTGGCGTAACTTCGATTTACATGTCACTCAACCCGCTTGGAGATGAGGGCGTCCAGGCTCTCGCTGAAGCACTGCCCAAGGCACCGTATCTGGCTCGACTGCTCGTACAATCGGTTGGAGTCAGCACCCAAGGTGCCGTGGCGCTGTGCAAAGCCTTGACTGGACATCCCTGTATCCGGACTTTTGACATGGGTCAGGCATATGCCACCGAAGACCTTGACCAAGCGTACAATTACATCGAAGATGAAGCTGTGCCAGCCATATCGGAACTCTTCAGGAACACGCCCCAGCTGCAGTACTTCAACTTGGGACATTGCGCCACCACGCCGCCTGGTCTCCTCAAGCTGACGCCGGCGATTCTGGAGAACCCAAGCTTGATATACTTCTTTGCAACATCAATCTTGGCGGACCCGTCTAGGAAATCTGTGACTTTTGTGCCGTCCATTGACTCGGCATTCCCTCATCCAGATGCGCCCTCTACAGAGCAGATCAAGTCTGAAAAGGCGATCCGAGAGCACCTTGAGGTTAATGTGAAGAAAACTTTTGGCCAAGACGTGTCGTACACTGACTTCATGGCTGAGGAGAAACGTTGGCTGGTTAGCGACAAAGTGGTTCGCAAAATCGACAGCGTGTATCGTAATCGGGATGCCGGGCTAGCTCGTCGCCGCTTGCTGACTCTTGTTAAAGACTGGGAGGAAGGCGATGAGACTTTGCAGCGGGTTATGGATGTTGGACAGCACTGA
- a CDS encoding uncharacterized protein (BUSCO:EOG092D1UKL), producing MPSKTPHNNAGKDGDDSMTVVVPPSKAPKQPAPATDAEGDVAMDVDNAEGKEEKVDPAVQAVADIKSNFALLDRAVALFDARFSLRALRSISLIRKHLSPDVIAQAIADTYPANSASGSIAKSLLAAVGREDVALGRAASAEMDVDSDFKTVKNGASKKEAKEIIPEIDVFLGILIQVYLFDAKQYQQGADFSKFLSDRIQTLNRRTLDCLSAKVYFYFSLFCEYIAPLPPSPESPIVAIRPTLLAVLRTAVLRKDTDTQASVIVLLLRNYLLTSHIKQADLLVSHTQFPENAANNQVARFLYYLGRIRSIQLRYTEAHEHLTAATRKAPSSGCAVGFSQTATKLLLVVELLMGDIPDRATFRQPSLEDALHPYFLLVRAVRVGNLEDFETTIADNADIFKRDGTYTLILRLRQNVIKTGIRMMSLSYSRISLRDICIRLHLGSEESAEYIVAKAIRDGVIEATLDRENGFMKSKEVGDVYATREPGEAFHDRIRACLALHDESVKAMRFPMNQHRLELKNAQEAREREREMAKEIQEGDLDDDDLGGDLDGI from the exons ATGCCTAGCAAAACACCCCACAACAATG CTGGAAAAGACGGCGACGATAGCATGACTGTGGTTGTACCCCCCTCGAAAGCTCCCAAGCAGCCTGCGCCGGCGACCGATGCTGAAGGTGACGTGGCAATGGACGTCGACAACGCCGAAggcaaggaggagaaggttgATCCCGCAGTTCAGGCCGTAGCAG ATATCAAAAGCaactttgctcttcttgaccGAGCTGTTGCGCTCTTCGACGCCCGTTTCTCCCTGCGAGCCCTCCGATCCATCTCTCTCATCCGCAAACACCTATCACCAGATGTCATTGCACAGGCGATTGCCGACACATACCCCGCCAACTCGGCATCAGGCAGCATTGCGAAGAGCCTCCTAGCTGCGGTTGGCCGAGAGGATGTCGCGCTTGGCCGTGCCGCCAGCGCTGAGATGGATGTGGACAGCGACTTCAAGACTGTCAAGAACGGAGCTTCCAAGAAGGAAGCCAAGGAGATCATTCCGGAGATCGACGTCTTCCTAGGCATCTTGATTCAAGTCTATCTTTTTGACGCCAAACAGTACCAGCAAGGAGCCGATTTCTCCAAGTTCCTGTCTGATCGCATCCAGACTCTGAACCGCCGAACGCTGGACTGCCTCTCCGCCAAGGTCTACTTTTACTTTTCGCTCTTTTGCGAGTACATTGCTCCGCTGCCCCCGTCTCCCGAATCGCCCATTGTGGCTATCCGACCTACTCTTCTTGCCGTCCTTCGAACCGCCGTGCTGCGCAAGGACACTGATACTCAGGCTTCGGTCATCGTCCTTCTATTAAGAAATTATCTCCTGACGTCGCACATCAAGCAAGCCGACCTGCTTGTCTCACATACACAGTTCCCCGAGAATGCTGCGAACAACCAAGTGGCACGTTTCTTGTACTATCTGGGTCGGATCCGGTCTATCCAACTGCGATACACAGAGGCACACGAGCATCTCACAGCCGCCACACGTAAGGCGCCGTCGAGCGGTTGTGCCGTGGGCTTTTCACAAACTGCCACCAAGCTGTTGCTTGTTGTCGAGCTGTTGATGGGAGATATTCCCGACAGAGCTACCTTCCGCCAGCCTTCTCTGGAGGATGCTCTACACCCATACTTCCTGCTGGTTCGGGCCGTGCGAGTGGGCAACTTGGAAGACTTTGAGACTACCATTGCTGATAACGCTGATATCTTCAAGCGAGACGGAACCTACACACTTATTCTCCGTCTGCGCCAAAACGTCATCAAGACTGGCATCCGTATGATGTCTTTGTCATACTCACGTATTTCTCTGCGCGACATTTGCATTCGTCTGCATCTTGGTAGTGAGGAGTCGGCTGAGTACATTGTCGCCAAGGCCATTCGAGACGGCGTGATTGAGGCTACATTGGATAGAGAAAACGGATTTATGAAGAGCAAGGAAGTGGGCGATGTGTATGCGACAAGAGAGCCAGGAGAGGCCTTCCACGACCGAATTCGAGCTTGCCTTGCTCTTCACGATGAGAGCGTCAAG GCAATGCGATTCCCCATGAATCAACATCGCCTTGAACTGAAGAACGCCCAAGAGGCGCGTGAGCGCGAGCGAGAAATGGCTAAGGAGATTCAGGAGGGCGACTTGGACGACGATGACCTTGGTGGAGACCTGGATGGCATCTAA
- a CDS encoding uncharacterized protein (TransMembrane:2 (i84-106o118-140i)) → MASRVFASRLASQMATKAARPAMRAPVAAAKRTITTGSPMQAMKRQTIQAAGRNAFQAQRRAYSSEIAQAMVEVSKNLGMGSSAIGLTGAGVGIGVVFAALINGVARNPALRGQLFSYAILGFAFVEAIALFDLMIALMAKFT, encoded by the exons ATGGCCTCCCGTGTCTTCGCCTCCCGCCTGGCCTCCCAGATGGCCACCAAGGCTGCTCGCCCTGCCATGCGTGCTCCCGTCGCTGCCGCCAAGCGCACCATCACCACTG GCAGCCCCATGCAGGCCATGAAGCGCCAGACCATCCAGGCTGCTGGCCGCAACGCCTTCCAGGCTCAGCGCCGTGCCTACTCTTCCGAGATCGCCCAGGCCATGGTTGAGGTCTCCAAGAACTTGGGTATGGGTTCTTCTGCCATCGGTCTGACCGGTGCTGGTGTTGGTATCGGTGTTGTTTTCGCTGCCCTCATCAACGGTGTTGCCCGCAACCCCGCTCTCCGTGGCCAGCTCTTCTCCTACGCCATTCTGGGTTTCGCTTTCGTCGAGGCTATCGCTCTTTTCGACCTCATGATTGCCCTGATGGCCAAGTTC ACCTAA